From a region of the Thermoplasmatales archaeon genome:
- a CDS encoding HAD family hydrolase has translation MTPALFIDRDGTINANEPEYPHKPEHLRIYEDAVELMKEYQNKGYLIIIITNQSGIGRGYFTLEQMQEFNNLLISELAKRGVKINALYFCPHTPADNCNCRKPKLGLIEQAMKDFEIDLKNSIIVGDRDDIEGEMARKLGIKFIKVVR, from the coding sequence ATGACCCCCGCCCTCTTCATAGACCGAGACGGCACAATAAACGCAAACGAGCCAGAATACCCACACAAACCAGAACATCTAAGAATTTATGAAGACGCAGTTGAGCTAATGAAAGAATACCAAAACAAGGGCTACTTAATCATAATCATAACAAACCAATCTGGCATAGGCAGGGGCTACTTCACTCTCGAACAAATGCAAGAATTCAATAACCTACTAATCAGCGAGCTGGCAAAAAGAGGAGTGAAAATAAACGCTCTCTACTTCTGCCCCCACACGCCCGCCGATAATTGCAATTGCAGAAAGCCCAAACTCGGCTTAATAGAGCAAGCAATGAAAGATTTCGAAATTGATTTAAAAAATTCTATAATTGTAGGAGATAGAGATGATATTGAAGGAGAAATGGCAAGGAAGTTGGGAATAAAGTTTATAAAGGTGGTGAGATGA
- the rfbD gene encoding dTDP-4-dehydrorhamnose reductase, translating to MKVAIIGAKGQLGSDIAKEFGEDAIPLTHEEVEVTNLEGLKILKEIKPDTVINTAAFHKVDDCEVYPEKTFNVNTFGAYNVAKICNEIDAINVYISTDFVFDGRKKEPYTEEDIPNPINIYGISKYGGEIITCNYSKKYYVIRVASLYGKAGASGKGGNFVNNMIKKANNKEPINVVDDIIMSPTYTKDVAVTLKKFLDIEPSFGIYHMVNNGFCSWYEFAKKIFEIMEMDIKVNPIKSDQLKLIAKRPLFSALKNKKIEKIGLKMPDWEDALKRYIKEDLKL from the coding sequence ATGAAAGTTGCAATAATTGGTGCAAAAGGTCAGCTGGGAAGTGATATTGCAAAGGAATTTGGGGAAGATGCGATTCCATTAACCCACGAAGAAGTTGAAGTAACAAATTTGGAAGGGTTAAAGATTTTAAAAGAAATAAAACCAGACACAGTAATAAATACAGCTGCATTCCACAAAGTAGATGATTGTGAAGTATACCCTGAAAAAACATTTAATGTAAATACATTTGGAGCATATAATGTTGCAAAAATTTGTAATGAAATAGATGCAATAAATGTTTATATAAGCACTGATTTTGTTTTTGATGGAAGAAAAAAAGAGCCATATACAGAAGAAGATATACCAAATCCAATCAACATATATGGGATAAGTAAATATGGAGGAGAAATTATAACTTGTAATTATTCAAAAAAATATTATGTTATCAGGGTTGCAAGCCTTTATGGCAAAGCTGGCGCAAGTGGAAAAGGCGGAAATTTTGTTAATAATATGATTAAAAAAGCAAATAATAAGGAACCAATAAATGTGGTAGATGATATAATCATGAGCCCAACATATACAAAAGATGTTGCTGTAACACTAAAAAAGTTTTTAGATATTGAGCCATCTTTTGGAATTTATCATATGGTTAATAATGGATTTTGCTCCTGGTATGAATTTGCTAAAAAAATTTTTGAAATAATGGAGATGGATATAAAGGTAAATCCTATAAAATCAGATCAACTTAAATTAATAGCTAAAAGACCATTGTTTTCTGCATTAAAAAATAAAAAAATTGAAAAAATTGGTTTAAAAATGCCAGACTGGGAAGATGCTCTTAAGAGATATATAAAAGAAGATTTGAAATTATAG
- the rfbC gene encoding dTDP-4-dehydrorhamnose 3,5-epimerase, translated as MPFEFKRMEIPDVILVKPKVFYDNRGFFMESYVKSHFEKAGIKGEFVQDNHSMSCGGVIRGLHFQKTPYAQAKLVRCVKGAIYDVAVDLRSNSPTYGKYVGVILSESNKYMVYIPRGFAHGFASLTERVEVLYKVDNIFAPESEGGLIWNDPDVNIEWPIEEPILSEKDKKWPTLKELGKIF; from the coding sequence ATGCCATTTGAATTTAAAAGAATGGAAATACCAGATGTAATTCTTGTAAAACCAAAAGTTTTCTATGATAATAGAGGATTTTTTATGGAAAGTTATGTTAAAAGTCATTTTGAAAAAGCTGGCATAAAAGGAGAATTTGTCCAAGATAATCATTCAATGTCTTGTGGAGGGGTAATAAGAGGGTTGCACTTCCAAAAAACCCCATATGCACAAGCTAAATTGGTAAGATGTGTAAAAGGAGCAATATATGATGTGGCAGTGGATTTAAGGAGCAATTCCCCAACCTATGGAAAATATGTAGGTGTTATTCTTTCTGAAAGTAATAAATATATGGTGTATATACCAAGAGGATTTGCACATGGGTTTGCATCTCTAACTGAAAGAGTAGAAGTTTTGTACAAAGTAGATAATATTTTTGCTCCAGAGAGTGAAGGGGGATTAATATGGAATGATCCAGATGTAAATATTGAATGGCCTATAGAGGAACCAATACTCTCAGAAAAAGATAAAAAATGGCCGACACTAAAAGAGCTTGGCAAAATTTTCTAG